The following are encoded in a window of Microvirga ossetica genomic DNA:
- a CDS encoding anthrone oxygenase family protein, whose amino-acid sequence MMASTLISFLQALALLVLSLVVGAMFGVWRGFNPASFSPATFVEVQQGAIRGLNVLLPAMGAISIVTVLLLAFFGRGRPIVLSLYLAAAAAMIVAGLVTRFGNQPINTMVMSWSKLPPAGWETLRDSWWSWHLVRLAAGIVAELLLITAVFANRSS is encoded by the coding sequence ATGATGGCTTCTACTCTTATCTCGTTCTTGCAGGCTCTGGCCTTGCTGGTGCTTTCACTGGTGGTCGGGGCAATGTTCGGCGTCTGGCGCGGCTTCAACCCCGCGAGCTTCTCGCCCGCCACTTTCGTCGAGGTGCAGCAGGGCGCGATCCGCGGGCTCAACGTCTTGCTGCCTGCAATGGGAGCAATCTCCATAGTCACTGTGTTGCTTCTGGCATTCTTTGGGCGAGGACGACCAATCGTGCTGTCGCTCTATCTGGCTGCCGCCGCGGCCATGATCGTCGCCGGCCTTGTGACTCGCTTCGGCAACCAACCTATAAACACGATGGTCATGAGCTGGAGTAAGCTGCCGCCGGCCGGTTGGGAAACGCTGCGCGATAGCTGGTGGAGCTGGCACCTGGTGCGGCTGGCGGCCGGGATTGTTGCGGAACTCCTGCTGATCACTGCAGTCTTCGCCAACCGCAGCTCCTAA
- a CDS encoding class I SAM-dependent methyltransferase, which translates to MQKIAQRLSFYTGLGLITAATLMLQIVETRIISVTSWYHLAFFVISVAMFGLTAGAVWVYLRPERYRPGQLSYHLSTASLSFALATILALLVQLTIVTSLPASVMSLVVWTEFAVALSLPFFFSGIVVSLALTRSPFPVGVVYGIDLLGAALGCLGALGLLNLVSGPSAVLWIAVLIAAGGQFFARADLGDVPLGRSVAGWLFRYRGPVLAGLAILAFANSLIEGVRPTVVKDQIEHPATIAYEKWNSFSRITVGQPERTRPALWGPSPRFVADPIEQRWMNIDGGAGTAVYRFSGDLNELAFLRYDVTNLAYAVPGLQTGAVIGVGGGRDLLSARVFGVSEVVGVEINPIFIDLLTRRFANDTAIGRQPGLSFEVDEARSWFARAERSFDVIQMSLIDTWAATGAGAFTLSENGLYTVEAWRIFLERLTPSGVFTVSRWYAPGEVNETGRMVSLAVATLQSLGATDPKRHLFMAASDNVATLVMSRSPLSAQALAALRQAAHTYAFSVLLSPQAPAASPLLERIVAAPDRSALARATEASYLDLSPPTDARPFFFNQLRLGRLLDQDVFTLASRVGVYGGNLSATLTLAMLILISAILVAATIIVPLRSMVSSRPSGLIGAGTFYFGLIGIGFMMVEIGLLQRISVFLGHPVYALSVVLFSLILSTGIGSLVSERAPLDSSARLVSWSALTSLYLLLLPFWLPDILLRLESAGLLLRAGLAVLVLSPAGFLMGFGFPTGMRLVSAIDKKPTPWFWGINGAAGVLAASVAVLTSIEFGIDTTLRIGAICYLLLPGPALLLARCARAMRESGRSIGDEGPPSTLDLTSVS; encoded by the coding sequence TTGCAGAAGATTGCGCAACGACTGTCGTTCTATACAGGCCTCGGCCTGATCACCGCAGCAACCCTGATGCTGCAGATCGTCGAAACCCGGATCATCTCCGTCACATCCTGGTATCACCTGGCATTTTTCGTCATCAGCGTCGCGATGTTCGGCCTCACGGCCGGAGCGGTCTGGGTCTATCTCCGGCCCGAGCGGTACCGCCCGGGGCAGCTGTCCTATCACCTGAGCACCGCCTCACTCAGCTTCGCCCTCGCGACGATCCTGGCACTCCTGGTGCAGTTGACCATTGTCACGAGCCTGCCCGCATCGGTCATGTCACTCGTCGTCTGGACTGAGTTCGCCGTTGCCTTGTCTCTCCCGTTCTTCTTCTCCGGCATCGTCGTCAGCCTAGCCCTGACCCGCAGCCCCTTCCCCGTCGGCGTGGTCTATGGGATCGACCTGCTCGGCGCGGCTCTCGGCTGCCTCGGAGCCCTCGGTCTGCTCAATCTGGTCAGTGGTCCCTCGGCAGTGCTCTGGATTGCGGTCCTTATTGCCGCCGGCGGCCAGTTCTTCGCGCGGGCGGATCTCGGGGATGTGCCACTGGGCCGGTCTGTGGCCGGCTGGCTTTTCCGGTATCGCGGCCCTGTGCTTGCAGGCCTTGCGATCCTCGCCTTCGCTAACAGCTTGATCGAGGGCGTCCGGCCGACGGTGGTGAAGGACCAGATCGAGCATCCGGCGACGATCGCCTATGAGAAATGGAACTCGTTCTCGCGCATCACGGTCGGCCAGCCTGAGAGGACGCGACCGGCGCTCTGGGGACCGTCCCCACGCTTTGTCGCAGATCCGATCGAGCAGCGCTGGATGAACATCGACGGCGGTGCCGGGACCGCGGTCTATCGCTTCTCCGGCGATCTGAACGAGTTGGCCTTCCTCCGCTACGACGTCACCAACCTCGCCTACGCAGTTCCCGGCCTGCAGACCGGGGCGGTGATCGGCGTCGGCGGCGGCCGGGACCTCTTGTCAGCGCGCGTGTTTGGTGTCTCAGAAGTGGTCGGCGTCGAGATCAACCCGATCTTCATCGACCTGTTGACCCGGCGCTTCGCGAACGACACCGCCATCGGTCGGCAGCCCGGCCTCTCCTTCGAAGTCGATGAGGCGAGAAGCTGGTTCGCCCGCGCCGAACGCTCCTTCGACGTCATCCAGATGAGCCTGATCGACACCTGGGCGGCCACTGGCGCCGGCGCCTTCACCCTGTCGGAGAACGGCCTCTACACGGTCGAGGCCTGGCGGATCTTCCTCGAGCGCCTGACGCCGTCGGGTGTCTTCACCGTGAGCCGTTGGTACGCCCCCGGCGAGGTCAACGAGACCGGCCGCATGGTGAGCCTGGCTGTGGCAACGCTCCAATCCCTTGGGGCGACGGACCCGAAGAGACACCTCTTCATGGCAGCGTCAGACAATGTGGCGACCTTGGTCATGTCGCGCTCGCCGCTGTCGGCCCAAGCCTTGGCGGCGCTCCGGCAAGCTGCGCACACCTACGCGTTCTCCGTCCTGCTGAGCCCGCAGGCACCGGCCGCCTCGCCGCTGCTCGAGCGCATCGTGGCGGCGCCCGATCGCAGCGCTCTCGCGCGGGCCACCGAGGCCTCCTACCTCGACCTGAGCCCGCCGACTGATGCACGCCCGTTCTTCTTCAACCAGTTGCGGCTCGGTCGCCTGCTTGATCAGGACGTCTTCACTCTGGCTTCGAGGGTGGGCGTCTATGGAGGCAATCTGAGCGCGACCCTGACACTCGCCATGCTGATCCTCATCTCGGCCATTCTCGTCGCAGCGACGATCATCGTTCCGCTGCGGTCTATGGTGAGTTCGAGGCCATCCGGGCTGATCGGCGCCGGAACCTTCTATTTCGGCCTAATTGGCATCGGCTTCATGATGGTTGAGATTGGCCTGCTTCAGCGCATCAGCGTGTTTCTGGGCCACCCGGTTTATGCTCTCAGCGTCGTCCTCTTCAGCCTGATCCTGTCGACCGGCATCGGCAGCCTGGTGTCCGAGCGTGCCCCACTCGACAGCAGCGCGAGGCTCGTCAGCTGGTCGGCTCTGACCAGTCTGTACCTCCTTCTCCTGCCTTTCTGGCTGCCCGACATCCTGCTCCGGCTTGAGAGCGCAGGCCTCTTGCTCCGAGCCGGACTGGCGGTGCTGGTTCTCTCGCCAGCCGGCTTCCTCATGGGCTTCGGGTTTCCGACCGGAATGCGGCTGGTGTCGGCGATCGACAAGAAACCAACCCCTTGGTTCTGGGGCATCAACGGAGCAGCCGGTGTGCTCGCGGCCAGCGTCGCCGTGCTGACAAGCATCGAGTTCGGCATCGATACGACGCTTCGGATTGGGGCGATCTGTTACCTTCTGCTGCCCGGACCTGCTTTGCTTCTCGCCAGATGTGCCCGGGCGATGCGAGAGAGCGGCCGTTCAATTGGAGACGAAGGTCCACCTTCGACGCTCGACCTGACATCGGTCTCATGA
- a CDS encoding complex I NDUFA9 subunit family protein has product MTQVTVFGGSGFIGRHLVEHLARAGASVRVATRHPSPTGEPPRLARIQQVEADILDDVAVQAAVHGADTVINLVGILSPAQRHTFTAIHEDGARRVAASAKHLGVRHLVHVSALGASRTAPALADRSKAAGEEAVRAAFPEAAIVRPSLVFGSDDHFFNGFAARARRLPALPLIGGGQTRFQPVYVEDVVAGFAAILAHPASRGKIYEFGGPQVYTFRELLEFVCAMIRARPLLVPVPFWAAELLSGLLQVFPGAPLTRDQVRLLRTHKVVSGSEPLLGDLGVEPQALETIVPEYLSAYRQVGRG; this is encoded by the coding sequence ATGACGCAAGTCACGGTTTTCGGCGGATCGGGCTTTATCGGTCGGCATCTGGTCGAGCATCTCGCCAGGGCGGGAGCATCCGTACGGGTCGCGACGCGTCATCCTTCCCCAACAGGAGAGCCTCCAAGGTTGGCACGGATCCAACAGGTCGAGGCCGACATTCTCGATGATGTAGCTGTTCAGGCTGCGGTCCACGGGGCTGACACGGTCATCAATCTGGTCGGCATTCTCTCGCCGGCGCAACGGCACACCTTCACGGCCATCCATGAAGACGGGGCTCGCCGGGTGGCCGCCAGCGCCAAGCACTTGGGTGTCAGGCACCTCGTTCATGTGTCGGCGCTTGGGGCCAGCCGCACCGCACCAGCGCTAGCGGACCGCTCCAAGGCAGCCGGCGAAGAGGCGGTGCGCGCCGCGTTCCCCGAGGCGGCAATCGTTCGGCCCAGCCTGGTCTTCGGGTCAGACGACCACTTCTTCAACGGCTTTGCCGCACGGGCGCGACGGCTCCCGGCCCTGCCGCTGATTGGCGGCGGCCAAACCAGGTTTCAGCCCGTTTATGTCGAGGATGTCGTGGCGGGCTTCGCGGCGATTCTGGCGCACCCGGCGAGCCGAGGGAAGATCTACGAATTCGGAGGTCCCCAAGTCTATACCTTTAGGGAGCTGCTTGAGTTTGTCTGTGCCATGATCAGGGCCCGACCGTTGCTGGTGCCCGTGCCGTTCTGGGCGGCTGAGCTGCTCAGCGGGCTGCTGCAAGTGTTTCCCGGTGCACCGCTCACCCGCGACCAGGTTCGGCTGCTGAGAACGCACAAGGTGGTCAGCGGCTCCGAGCCGCTGCTTGGTGATCTTGGTGTCGAGCCTCAAGCGCTCGAGACCATCGTGCCTGAATATCTCTCGGCCTACCGACAGGTAGGACGGGGCTGA
- a CDS encoding OsmC family protein, which produces MQITPLGPLEREAEGSSNTAIVTNLEHTEFGQVIFVGDHTLHADQPLGAGGQAAGPDPYQYLLAALGACTSMIVGAFARRKAWPLEQVVVRLTHSQTHPTSADRHPSGKISDRIERSIDLVGPLSDTQRDLLLKVADMCPLVGMLTSGLDIVTTLTAHAPGESYDPVDRDSDQSFPASDPPGWIRMTGAGSPLHINALTLLVEHADNSLAPSELRAR; this is translated from the coding sequence ATGCAGATCACTCCACTGGGCCCTCTCGAGCGCGAGGCAGAAGGCAGCAGCAATACGGCCATCGTAACGAACTTGGAGCACACTGAGTTCGGACAAGTGATCTTCGTCGGTGACCATACCCTGCACGCCGATCAGCCCTTGGGCGCTGGGGGACAAGCCGCCGGTCCTGATCCCTATCAGTATCTTCTGGCGGCTCTCGGGGCGTGTACGTCAATGATCGTGGGAGCCTTCGCTCGGCGTAAGGCGTGGCCTCTTGAACAAGTCGTTGTGCGCCTCACCCATTCTCAAACTCACCCGACAAGCGCGGACAGGCACCCATCGGGGAAAATTTCTGACCGCATCGAGCGGAGCATTGACCTTGTTGGGCCACTCTCGGATACCCAACGAGACCTCCTCCTCAAAGTTGCAGACATGTGCCCGTTGGTTGGAATGCTCACCTCGGGGCTCGACATCGTCACGACCTTGACCGCACATGCCCCCGGTGAGAGCTATGACCCGGTCGACCGCGACTCTGACCAGAGTTTCCCGGCAAGCGACCCTCCCGGCTGGATCCGGATGACTGGAGCAGGAAGTCCCCTCCACATCAACGCGCTCACCCTTTTAGTAGAGCACGCAGATAACAGTCTGGCACCGTCAGAGCTTCGAGCGCGTTAA
- a CDS encoding IS110 family transposase, with protein sequence MTHYAGLDVSQKETTICVVDEQGRRLWRGTAPTDPEALTEILRQHGCDLHVGVETGPLMPWLVHGLRRNGLEVICLDARHAKAALAMQFNKNDRDDAEGLLRSCARAGIL encoded by the coding sequence ATGACCCACTATGCCGGTTTGGATGTGTCGCAGAAGGAGACCACGATCTGTGTCGTGGACGAGCAGGGCCGCCGCCTCTGGCGTGGCACGGCTCCGACTGATCCCGAAGCTCTGACCGAGATCCTGCGCCAGCACGGTTGCGATCTCCACGTCGGCGTTGAGACTGGTCCGCTGATGCCCTGGCTCGTGCATGGGCTGCGCCGCAATGGCCTGGAGGTGATCTGTCTCGATGCCCGCCATGCCAAGGCGGCTCTGGCGATGCAGTTCAACAAGAACGACCGCGACGATGCCGAAGGCTTGCTCAGATCGTGCGCACGGGCTGGCATCCTCTGA
- a CDS encoding SLC13 family permease translates to MALDQALAFAILAAAMILFIWGRLRYDLVAILALLAAVFTGVVPHGEAFKGFGDDIVIIVASALVVSAAVARSGVMEAVLHRVSSHVTSVQGQIVLLVTAVTILSAFVKNIGALAMMIPVAFLVARRLKASPSCFLMPMAFGSLLGGLVTLVGTSPNIIVSRVRGELTGQPFGMFDFAPVGLGLAVAGVVFLVFGFRLLPGRRKAKGTMDEALDIPDYMTEARVTAASVVTGRPVGDLARFCNDKVMVTGIVRHKTVRMPLLPDAILLEGDILLLEGDPEALERAVARARLELEGGDRPTHTARAADEIAGIEAVVGPRSILIGQTAKRITLHEHFNINLLAVSRSGQHFTERLRDIVLQAGDVLVLKGDLTRLPGTLRELGCLPLAERAIRLGNVRQGLVPVAVLGSAMALTAVGALPVAPAFLTAAVLMVLLGALSLREAYAAIDPPILVMLGALIPVSEAIRTTGGADLIARGLSDLAGTLPPYGALALVMLAAMAVTPFLNNAAAVLVMAPVAVSFAQQLGYRPDAFLMAVAVGAACDFLTPIGHQCNTLVMGPGGYRFGDYWRLGLPLSILVLVLGVPLILLVWPLV, encoded by the coding sequence ATGGCTCTCGATCAGGCCCTTGCCTTCGCCATCCTCGCCGCGGCTATGATCCTCTTTATCTGGGGCCGGCTGCGCTACGATCTCGTGGCCATTCTCGCGCTCCTGGCGGCGGTGTTCACCGGCGTCGTGCCGCACGGGGAAGCGTTCAAAGGTTTCGGCGACGACATCGTCATCATCGTGGCAAGCGCCCTGGTCGTCAGCGCGGCGGTGGCCCGCTCCGGGGTGATGGAGGCGGTCCTGCATAGGGTCTCGTCACATGTGACCTCGGTGCAAGGCCAGATCGTGCTGCTGGTCACGGCGGTGACCATCCTGTCGGCCTTCGTCAAGAACATCGGCGCGCTCGCCATGATGATCCCGGTGGCATTCCTGGTGGCCCGGCGCCTGAAGGCCTCCCCTTCCTGCTTTCTGATGCCGATGGCCTTCGGATCTCTGCTCGGCGGCCTGGTCACCCTGGTTGGCACCTCGCCCAACATCATCGTCTCGCGCGTGCGCGGCGAGTTGACGGGGCAGCCCTTCGGCATGTTCGACTTCGCCCCGGTCGGGCTCGGCCTCGCCGTGGCGGGTGTCGTGTTTCTGGTGTTCGGCTTTCGGCTGCTGCCGGGCAGGCGCAAGGCCAAGGGCACCATGGACGAAGCCCTCGACATCCCCGACTACATGACGGAGGCCCGCGTCACTGCGGCCTCGGTGGTCACCGGCCGGCCGGTCGGCGACCTGGCGCGGTTCTGCAACGATAAGGTCATGGTAACAGGCATCGTTCGGCACAAGACCGTCCGCATGCCGCTTCTGCCGGATGCCATCCTGCTTGAAGGCGACATCCTTCTTCTGGAAGGGGATCCTGAAGCGCTCGAACGGGCCGTGGCGCGGGCGCGCCTGGAACTTGAAGGCGGGGACCGCCCCACCCACACCGCGCGAGCGGCCGACGAGATCGCCGGGATCGAGGCCGTGGTCGGGCCGCGATCGATCCTGATCGGCCAAACCGCCAAGCGCATAACGCTGCATGAGCACTTCAACATCAACCTGCTCGCCGTCAGCCGCAGCGGCCAGCACTTCACCGAACGGCTGCGGGACATCGTCCTGCAGGCCGGTGACGTCCTGGTGCTGAAGGGCGACCTTACCCGCCTGCCCGGGACGCTGAGGGAACTCGGCTGTCTGCCGCTGGCCGAACGGGCGATCCGCCTGGGCAATGTGCGTCAGGGTCTCGTTCCGGTTGCGGTCCTGGGCAGCGCCATGGCGCTCACGGCCGTCGGTGCGCTGCCGGTTGCCCCCGCCTTCCTGACCGCCGCGGTGTTGATGGTCTTGCTGGGAGCGCTCTCCCTGCGCGAGGCTTACGCCGCCATCGACCCGCCAATCCTGGTGATGCTCGGGGCTCTGATTCCGGTGAGCGAGGCGATCCGCACCACGGGCGGTGCCGATCTGATCGCCAGGGGGCTGTCGGACCTGGCCGGGACCTTGCCGCCTTACGGCGCGCTGGCGCTCGTGATGCTGGCGGCGATGGCGGTCACGCCGTTCCTCAACAACGCCGCCGCCGTTCTGGTGATGGCCCCGGTGGCGGTGAGCTTCGCCCAGCAGCTGGGCTACCGGCCCGATGCTTTCCTAATGGCGGTAGCGGTTGGCGCGGCCTGCGACTTCCTCACGCCGATCGGGCATCAGTGCAATACCTTGGTGATGGGGCCGGGTGGTTATCGGTTCGGCGATTATTGGCGGTTGGGACTGCCGTTGTCGATCCTCGTCCTGGTGCTGGGCGTGCCGCTCATCCTGCTCGTGTGGCCGCTGGTCTGA
- a CDS encoding DUF2270 domain-containing protein, which translates to MLSKTDQSTVQVLRPTIAAPVFPSTSTEFITVLAHYHRAEIARMAGWRDRIDRTTNWAITVVAAMLSVSLSTPTAHHGVLLFAMVLVLLLLVIEARRYRFFDVYRNRVRRMERNYFAQIFAAEEGTTDDWILKLGDDLRRPMFLTSTSQALSRRLRRNYCWLFLILLFAWLVKTTFIRMQENAAEAHLVGSVGEWVRNAAIGPVPGWAVILAVTLFYAWILYASLHRPKGEGELAFGNVHV; encoded by the coding sequence ATGCTATCGAAAACCGATCAGAGCACTGTCCAGGTTCTGCGCCCCACTATCGCGGCACCCGTCTTTCCCAGCACCTCGACCGAGTTCATCACCGTCCTGGCGCATTATCATCGCGCCGAGATCGCCCGCATGGCGGGCTGGCGCGATCGGATCGACCGGACCACCAACTGGGCCATTACCGTAGTGGCGGCAATGCTCTCAGTCTCGCTCTCCACGCCGACCGCTCACCATGGCGTGCTGCTGTTCGCCATGGTCCTGGTTCTGCTGCTCCTGGTGATTGAGGCGCGCCGGTACCGCTTCTTCGACGTCTACCGCAACCGGGTGCGCCGGATGGAACGCAACTACTTCGCCCAGATCTTTGCCGCTGAGGAGGGGACGACGGACGACTGGATCCTCAAACTGGGGGATGATCTCAGACGGCCCATGTTCCTGACCAGCACCAGTCAGGCCCTCTCCCGCCGCCTGCGGCGCAACTACTGCTGGCTGTTCCTGATCCTGCTGTTCGCCTGGCTGGTGAAGACCACCTTCATCCGAATGCAGGAGAATGCTGCCGAAGCCCATTTGGTCGGCTCGGTCGGAGAGTGGGTGCGCAACGCCGCCATCGGCCCGGTGCCAGGCTGGGCCGTGATCCTTGCGGTCACGCTCTTCTATGCCTGGATCCTGTATGCCTCGCTGCACCGGCCGAAAGGGGAGGGCGAACTGGCCTTCGGCAATGTCCATGTATGA
- the repB gene encoding plasmid partitioning protein RepB: MAETLNAADRAGELEEQLRSGHAVVDLDPSTVDASFVPDRMAYSEEAHRELVQAIKAEGQIVPILVRPHTQEQGRFQVAYGHRRLRAVTELGIKVRAVVRELTDEQLVVAQGQENNARTNLSFIEKARFALQLEERGFRRDVIMQALCVDRPRVSQMVKFASSIPMEIINAIGPAPGIGRRKWEDFAALITKGNIDKARYAIERAENSGRDSDAKFEAAYKALTTRAEVSRPELWTAPDGTRLAKYTETDDKFSIVIDRKLSPRFGKFLVSRLEQLYNEFQAREKE, encoded by the coding sequence ATGGCAGAGACACTGAACGCTGCTGATCGCGCTGGCGAACTTGAGGAGCAACTCAGATCAGGTCACGCCGTCGTCGACCTGGATCCGTCTACAGTTGACGCATCGTTCGTCCCAGATCGAATGGCTTACTCGGAAGAGGCCCACAGGGAACTTGTCCAGGCTATCAAAGCCGAGGGACAGATCGTGCCCATTTTGGTTCGTCCCCATACTCAGGAGCAGGGGCGATTCCAGGTTGCCTATGGTCATCGGCGCCTTAGGGCTGTAACCGAGCTCGGCATCAAGGTCCGCGCCGTCGTACGCGAACTAACCGATGAACAGTTGGTAGTTGCGCAAGGGCAGGAAAACAATGCGCGGACCAATCTCAGCTTCATCGAGAAGGCTCGCTTTGCGCTGCAACTGGAAGAGCGCGGCTTCCGCCGCGATGTCATCATGCAGGCTCTTTGCGTTGATCGCCCTAGAGTCTCACAGATGGTCAAGTTTGCATCGAGCATCCCAATGGAAATCATCAATGCCATCGGGCCAGCACCGGGCATTGGAAGACGTAAGTGGGAAGACTTCGCTGCATTGATCACGAAGGGCAATATCGACAAAGCCCGGTACGCAATCGAGCGGGCCGAGAATTCAGGGCGCGATAGTGACGCAAAGTTTGAGGCAGCCTACAAGGCCCTCACAACCAGAGCCGAAGTCTCCCGGCCCGAACTTTGGACTGCTCCCGACGGTACCCGCTTGGCGAAATACACCGAGACTGATGACAAGTTTTCTATTGTGATTGATCGGAAGCTATCGCCCCGCTTTGGCAAGTTTCTCGTCAGCCGCCTTGAGCAACTATATAATGAGTTTCAGGCTAGAGAAAAAGAGTAA
- the repA gene encoding plasmid partitioning protein RepA: MSALEQSTLDPVVARVDENNRAQISLDAELLAKELQKHTQRIFPPVAQKAIRRFSSAEAANFLGIHEGYLRQLAVDGKAPLPEIQPNGKRTFSVDEITAVREFLDGNQSNRRYIPHRMAGEKLQILSVINFKGGSAKTTTAAHLSQYLALRGYRVLAIDLDPQASLSTLFGQQPELDVLPNETLYGALRYDNERTSIEEIIRATYLPGLHFIPGNLELMEFETTTPVAKEVRSFFLRIFQALQPVESEYDVVVMDCPPNLGYLTMAALSAATSLLVTVHPQMLDVLSMAQFLKMVGDTVNLFGDRRPDYDWLRYLITRYEPNDGPQNQMVTWMRSLFEHRVLQNPVLKSTAIADSGLTKQTLYEVDRTKFTKSTYDRALESLDLVNGEIEANIRRAWGRQ, translated from the coding sequence ATGTCAGCACTCGAGCAGTCTACACTCGATCCTGTGGTAGCGCGTGTCGACGAAAACAACCGGGCACAGATCTCCCTTGATGCCGAACTGCTAGCCAAAGAGCTTCAGAAGCACACGCAGCGCATTTTCCCTCCTGTTGCCCAAAAAGCCATTCGTCGGTTTTCCTCGGCAGAGGCGGCTAACTTCTTAGGTATCCACGAAGGCTATCTCCGCCAGTTGGCTGTAGATGGGAAAGCTCCGCTCCCTGAAATTCAGCCGAATGGCAAGCGCACATTTTCAGTCGATGAAATCACTGCAGTTCGGGAATTCCTTGACGGCAATCAGTCTAATAGGCGCTACATTCCGCATCGTATGGCTGGCGAGAAACTCCAAATTCTCTCGGTTATCAACTTCAAAGGTGGCAGCGCAAAAACTACGACTGCTGCCCACCTCTCCCAATACCTTGCCTTGAGGGGCTATCGCGTTCTGGCGATCGACCTTGACCCACAGGCGAGCCTCTCGACCTTGTTTGGTCAACAACCCGAACTGGATGTGTTGCCCAATGAGACTCTCTACGGAGCGCTACGCTACGACAACGAGCGGACCTCCATTGAAGAGATCATTCGCGCAACGTATCTTCCAGGCCTGCATTTCATTCCGGGCAACCTGGAACTCATGGAGTTCGAGACAACGACCCCGGTTGCGAAGGAAGTGAGGTCGTTCTTCCTCCGGATCTTCCAGGCATTGCAGCCCGTTGAATCCGAGTACGATGTGGTTGTCATGGATTGCCCGCCGAACCTCGGGTACCTTACGATGGCAGCGCTATCCGCAGCCACATCACTTCTTGTGACTGTGCATCCCCAGATGCTTGATGTCCTGTCAATGGCACAGTTCCTGAAGATGGTTGGCGACACTGTAAATTTGTTTGGGGACAGACGGCCAGATTACGATTGGCTGCGCTATCTTATTACCCGCTACGAGCCCAACGATGGGCCGCAGAACCAGATGGTCACTTGGATGCGTTCGCTCTTCGAGCATCGTGTGCTTCAAAACCCAGTCCTTAAGAGCACAGCCATCGCGGACTCAGGTCTCACCAAGCAGACGCTCTATGAAGTGGATCGAACCAAATTCACCAAGAGCACCTACGACCGTGCATTGGAGTCCCTTGATCTCGTAAATGGTGAAATCGAAGCCAACATCCGTCGCGCTTGGGGGAGGCAATAA
- a CDS encoding site-specific integrase, with translation MDSSKSQIKRAKQLDALAAVLPMAAADRYAEVLTDADVATLKHLAETGIGANTLRALASDLAYLEAWCRAATGRALPWPADPELVLKFIAHHLWDPEQKAIDPGHGMPDAVIAELWDRRILKVRGPHAPKTVSRRLANWSTLHQWKGVEGRFDDAGVKKALRLAMKASGRAPQRKSRKPVTRDILECLLASCSGSKAIDLRDRAILLIAFAAGGRRRSEVATLKHSQISVADPIKLRPTDPTSPMVPCVRIALGRTKTTTAGQGAFVFAAGRAAVALYEWMQAANVTSGPIFREVRKDGSIGANPLTPQSVNLILKKRCRMAGLDPAEFSAHGLRSGFMTQAGRDGIPLVDAMRQSAHKSVQQAAGYYDEQEHAQSRSVQIFI, from the coding sequence TTGGACAGTTCGAAATCTCAGATCAAGCGCGCCAAACAACTTGACGCTCTGGCGGCTGTCCTGCCGATGGCGGCGGCCGATCGCTATGCCGAAGTCCTGACGGATGCCGACGTCGCCACACTGAAGCATCTCGCCGAAACGGGCATTGGCGCCAACACGCTTCGCGCCCTCGCCTCCGACCTAGCCTACCTTGAGGCCTGGTGCCGCGCTGCGACCGGGCGTGCGCTGCCCTGGCCGGCGGACCCTGAACTCGTCCTGAAGTTCATTGCTCACCATCTGTGGGATCCGGAGCAGAAGGCTATCGATCCTGGCCACGGCATGCCCGACGCGGTGATCGCAGAGCTTTGGGACCGCAGGATCCTCAAGGTCAGAGGACCGCATGCTCCCAAGACCGTATCCCGGCGCCTGGCCAACTGGTCGACCCTGCACCAGTGGAAAGGCGTTGAAGGCCGGTTCGATGATGCAGGCGTCAAGAAGGCCCTCCGTCTGGCAATGAAGGCCTCGGGGCGCGCTCCGCAGCGCAAGAGCCGCAAGCCCGTGACCCGCGACATTCTCGAATGCCTCCTGGCCAGCTGCAGCGGATCCAAAGCCATTGACCTGCGAGATCGGGCTATCCTCCTGATCGCGTTCGCCGCCGGCGGCAGACGGCGCAGCGAGGTGGCAACCCTGAAGCACTCCCAGATCAGTGTGGCCGATCCAATCAAACTGCGGCCGACAGATCCTACATCGCCCATGGTGCCCTGTGTTCGCATCGCCCTCGGCCGAACGAAAACCACCACGGCAGGGCAGGGTGCCTTCGTGTTCGCAGCCGGACGGGCGGCTGTTGCCCTCTACGAGTGGATGCAGGCCGCAAATGTCACGTCGGGGCCGATCTTCCGAGAGGTTCGCAAGGATGGCTCCATCGGCGCCAATCCCCTAACTCCCCAATCCGTCAACCTCATCCTGAAAAAGCGCTGCCGGATGGCCGGACTGGACCCGGCTGAGTTCAGCGCCCACGGCCTGCGATCGGGTTTTATGACCCAGGCTGGACGAGATGGGATCCCGCTTGTGGATGCTATGCGTCAGTCGGCCCACAAGTCTGTGCAACAGGCAGCTGGCTATTACGATGAGCAGGAGCACGCTCAGAGCAGGTCAGTCCAGATATTCATTTAG